The proteins below come from a single Zonotrichia leucophrys gambelii isolate GWCS_2022_RI chromosome 3, RI_Zleu_2.0, whole genome shotgun sequence genomic window:
- the RP1L1 gene encoding retinitis pigmentosa 1-like 1 protein, with protein MTQVPADYLSTTSSYNYEPPLPSVARASTLTKVPPAKKITFFKSGDPQFAGVKMAINQRSFKSFNALMDDLSHRVPLPFGVRTITTPRGIHCISELDQLEDGGCYLCSDKKYVKPISITSGGHRPAPPRNSRPSSTMRRAAQEGKMEDYSAPFTHHGPRIPKKITLVKNGESGFRRSIILNRRNARSFKTLLDEITEILQFPVKKLYTTDGKKIDSMQALLHCPNVLVCVGREPFKPVSMENLRKHSSLVNDDIEKRVHVNKDGSLSVEMKVRFRLLNDETLQWSTQIKKSNLMNQLPCEESGVEEDSGADPLQKMNPEASSEADDSLYPCDIDSYMSKLEESEYDEAHCHSCGKKHQDYDIWKNPMHMSQREEPGVRSTWHTHSSCSSTSSRRRVVHKKMTSVDSIHTTSSEEFSEHIVRESSSYSETIKNRVAYRSVKKCVCRSDLSTGASNGEEQQEHTRTSTGNSQRPSSLGLMSHSSCENNLDTQDSPEDQEITKIISQNEDANCFEASSVKCLKDDPEEVESSRVGSVMSRSSLQSRQSKKNVCEEVSSVGRSMSSSSLQKANQGENSQCSTPANSVHSKSSNCTTPKEKAEQGDTSDDNPVVSSFSSESCPKKEAEEVEADQEESEVNEVSSVSAKTKPSQSIRGKPKRKNIRATILKNSSISSIGTESVLTAGREQKEIVDSSKATSYGSKSAATEGNGQNNKEIDDSCNKKTEEEVEDAGVQEEGGDLMPSALPNASPEEVVQEWLRKIPSETLLMKYEMEDDGEEEHAESTTEVSHCTNAEEAPEEEKAEEKNEEEEAEKDEAKDEEKDEAKDEAKDEVEEEKAEDTAVVEEAEECVNQEKISEVPPEAAEAEQAECNKSVTSSQNNNKRDLPTSVQTSVQIMKALLSSKHETKFDRSNSLPEVSPTMGRKLSNSANILITCLASLQLLDEESEDPSENSKHLNKSRYTELLNIFQALWFGCTAERSGPSSDQEASKVAMPVSGSKAPKSMDHAFTPMSSSGVDVCSCSGGSGEECTAGATLVAQKTMECKTAEQMENAETGTEVTEVEEQSKEEEQPSRPSTACSEAKGEEKAESAREESVIQAEEENKEDQGSNCEHDQGEGGENENEEENKLAETGEQEEAEAVTDEVPQENPEEEADQPEATGDEENPEEEADQPEATGDANVGDADVGTELKEEVQEQPQEESPNDPEPKIDTSTSVGTSLVQQNSMDPDPTWVLRLLKKIEREFMAHYVNAMNEFKVRWNLQDNQQMDAMILELKEEVSKRIQKSIEKELRKIRSRAGRRMPRPPEGPPTRESKLQTEQRRWRLQTMHKKSLFGDKNGAQMRLEETSDLSFDVDNDFNLSAALEDSMSKQSSEEEYCPCDSCVRKKLASRPARAPVVATNAPVMKAFDLQKILRLKKDGNEEAVVAEAAQDTKTLPNGSVEEGAENEEKDEEQPQAGETEAEEEEGKEPELNEDDGTTLNGDGEETEIAESQNTEMEDEAKTEETKEEEAEEEGEETKEGEEEEAKEEEEEKEEEEIAKAEEEGEEIKEEEGETKEEDEEVKEEEAEESKEEEELNEEEEKEVEEGVKEEEETKEEEGKEEDEEGKEEEEGKEEEEGKEGEEEAKEEEEEETKEDEEETKEEEEEEAKEEDEEDKEEEEEAKEEEEEAKEEEEAKEEEEEEGKEEEEEAKEEEEEAKEEEEEAKEEEEEGKEEEEEAEQEEEEGKEEEEEAEEEEEEAKEKEEEVKEEEEEEGKEEEEEAKEEEGKEEEVEEAKEKAEGEEEEVEEGDEEAEEEEEAKEGEEEEEEEEEEEAKEDEEEAKEGVEEEEEEEEEAKEEEEEGKEEEEEAKDDEEEEEAKEEEEEGKEEEEEEVEEEEAKEEEEGEKEEEETKEEEKEEEQEEEAAQNEEQEAEENSEGEQEGENEAEETEEPGDEEVVADDEAETSECRGDAEGSGTDNNPEGDAVEGNEEAEQDEAEAEEDAKPESGDEAEEKSSEKGENPDENEEPTGDDPENAHEKHEDQGNNKVSEKASKTKGKRTNKRLETLKKSTAFSCYSSVGNFSQQSQKGSDDEEERVDEEEGGVKEEGIAEEEAVEEECKGDDNPTNDHPNGEVRSDESSKPSQMYPDSDEEEEDKESSGSDPVGDEEHPDEGADPKEAENTEEVQAAKKKENSDEIDQDDLDF; from the exons AGCTGGACCAGCTGGAGGATGGAGGGTGCTACCTGTGCTCTGACAAGAAGTACGTGAAGCCCATCAGCATCACCTCCGGGGGACACaggccggccccgccgcggaACAGTCGCCCCTCCAGCACCATGAGGAGAGCGGCTCAGGAGGGCAAGATGGAAGATTATTCCGCACCTTTCACTCACCATGGTCCCAGAATACCCAAGAAAATCACTCTGGTTAAGAATGGGGAAAGTGGATTTCGGCGTTCCATCATCCTGAACCGTAGAAATGCCCGGAGTTTCAAAACGCTCCTGGATGAGATCACGGAGATCCTGCAGTTCCCGGTGAAGAAGCTCTACACTACTGATGGGAAGAAG ATTGACAGCATGCAGGCCCTGCTCCACTGCCCCAACGTGCTGGTGTGCGTAGGCCGGGAGCCCTTCAAACCTGTATCCATGGAGAATCTGAGGAAACACTCG TCCCTGGTCAACGATGACATCGAGAAGCGGGTCCATGTGAACAAGGATGGGAGCTTGTCTGTGGAGATGAAGGTTCGCTTCCGTTTGCTCAATGATGAGACTTTGCAGTGGTCCACCCAGATCAAAAAGTCCAACCTGATGAACCAGCTGCCTTGTGAAGAGTCAGGAGTGGAGGAGGACAGTGGAGCAGATCCCCTACAGAAAATGAACCCAGAAGCCAGCTCGGAGGCAGATGACTCCTTATATCCCTGTGATATTGATTCCTACATGTCCAAACTTGAGGAATCAGAATATGACGAGGCCCACTGTCACAGCTGTGGAAAGAAACACCAGGACTATGACATTTGGAAGAATCCCATGCACATgtcccagagggaggagcccgGCGTGCGAAGCACCTGGCACACGCACTCTTCGTGCTCCAGCACATCTTCCCGCAGGAGAGTAGTCCACAAAAAAATGACATCTGTGGATAGCATCCACACCACATCCAGTGAGGAATTCTCTGAGCACATTGTGAGAGAGTCCTCATCCTACTCAGAGACTATAAAGAACAGAGTGGCGTATCGATCTGTTAAAAAGTGTGTGTGCCGAAGTGATTTATCCACCGGTGCTTCCAATGGAGAAGAACAGCAGGAACACACCAGGACAAGCACAGGAAACAGCCAGAGGCCTTCATCCTTGGGCTTGATGTCACATTCAAGCTGTGAAAACAACCTGGATACTCAAGACAGCCCTGAAGACCAGGAGATCACCAAAATCATTTCACAGAATGAGGATGCAAATTGTTTTGAAGCTTCCTCTGTGAAGTGCTTGAAGGATGACCCAGAAGAGGTTGAAAGCAGCAGAGTTGGGAGTGTCATGTCCAGGTCATCCCTGCAGTCCAGGCAGAGCAAGAAGAACGTGTGTGAGGAAGTGAGCAGCGTGGGCAGGAGCATGTCCTCCTCAAGCCTTCAGAAGGCAAACCAGGGAGAGAACAGCCAGTGCTCCACCCCTGCCAACAGTGTGCACAGCAAGTCCAGTAACTGCACCACAccaaaggaaaaggctgagcagGGTGACACCTCTGATGACAACCCAGTGGTGTCCTCTTTCTCCAGCGAGTCCTGCCCCAAGAAGGAGGCTGAAGAGGTGGAAGCAGACCAGGAAGAAAGCGAAGTCAATGAAGTCAGCTCAGTGTCAGCAAAAACAAAGCCCAGCCAATCAATCAGGG GGaagccaaagagaaaaaatatccGTGCGACCATTTTGAAGAATTCCTCCATCAGCAGCATCGGCACCGAGTCCGTGCTGACCGCAGGGagagagcagaaagaaattGTGGATTCCTCCAAAGCAACTTCCTACGGCTCTAAATCCGCTGCAACTGAAGGAAATGGTCAGAATAATAAAGAGATTGATGATTCTTGCAAcaaaaaaacagaggaagagGTAGAAGATGCAGGTGTTCAGGAGGAAGGAGGTGATTTAATGCCATCAGCTCTACCAAATGCATCTCCAGAAGAAGTTGTGCAAGAGTGGCTCAGGAAAATCCCTTCAGAAACATTGCTCATGAAATATGAAATGGAGGATGATGGAGAAGAGGAACATGCAGAGTCAACCACTGAGGTGTCTCACTGTACAAATGCTGAGGAAGccccagaggaggaaaaagctgaGGAGAAGAATGAAGAAGAGGAGGCTGAAAAGGATGAAGCAAAGGATGAAGAAAAGGATGAAGCAAAGGATGAAGCAAAGGATGAGgtggaagaagagaaagcagaagacACAGCTGTTGTTGAAGAGGCTGAAGAATGTGTGAACCAGGAAAAAATCTCTGAGGTTCCACCTGAagctgctgaggctgagcaggcagAATGCAACAAGTCAGTTACATCCagccaaaacaacaacaagagAGACCTTCCAACCTCTGTCCAAACGTCTGTCCAGATCATGAAGGCCTTGCTCAGTTCAAAGCATGAGACCAAATTTGATCGATCAAATAGTCTGCCTGAAGTATCCCCCACAATGGGGAGGAAACTGAGTAACTCTGCCAACATTTTGATTACTTGTCTTGCCAGCCTCCAACTCCTTGATGAAGAGTCAGAGGATCCATCAGAAAACTCAAAACATTTGAATAAGTCAAGGTATACAGAGctgctaaatatttttcaagccCTGTGGTTTGGGTGCACTGCTGAAAGGAGCGGCCCAAGCTCAGATCAAGAGGCAAGCAAGGTGGCAATGCCAGTGTCTGGGTCTaaagccccaaaatccatgGATCACGCCTTCACTCCCATGTCCTCCTCTGGGGTTGATGTTTGCAGTTGCTCTGGTGGCTCAGGAGAAGAGTGCACAGCTGGTGCCACGTTGGTGGCACAGAAAACCATGGAATGCAAAACAGCCGAGcaaatggaaaatgcagagaCTGGCACAGAAGTGACTGAGGTCGAGGAGCAAAGTAAAGAGGAAGAGCAGCCATCCCGCCCTTCCACGGCCTGCTCAGAGGCAAAAGGTGAGGAAAAAGCAGAGTCTGCTAGAGAGGAGTCTGTAATCCAGGCGGAAGAAGAGAATAAGGAGGATCAGGGCAGTAACTGTGAGCATGAtcagggggaaggaggagaaaatgaaaacgaagaagaaaacaaattagcTGAAACTGGAGAACAAGAGGAAGCTGAAGCTGTGACTGATGAAGTCCCACAAGAAAACCCTGAAGAAGAGGCTGACCAGCCAGAGGCCACTGGTGATGAAGAAAACCCTGAAGAAGAAGCTGACCAGCCAGAGGCCACTGGTGATGCAAATGTTGGTGATGCCGATGTTGGGACGGAGCTGAAAgaggaggtgcaggagcagccccaagaaGAGTCACCAAATGACCCCGAGCCCAAAATCGATACATCCACCAGTGTGGGCACATCCCTTGTCCAGCAAAACTCCATGGATCCAGACCCAACCTGGGTCCTGAGACTGCTCAAGAAAATCGAGAGGGAGTTCATGGCTCACTATGTCAATGCCATGAATGAATTTAAAGTCAGGTGGAACCTGCAGGACAATCAGCAGATGGATGCAATGATACTGGAGCTGAAGGAGGAAGTGAGTAAAAGGATACAAAAGAGCATAGAGAAGGAGTTGAGGAAGAtcagaagcagagcaggaaggaggatGCCGAGACCTCCAGAGGGGCCACCCACACGTGAGTCCAAACTCCAAACCGAGCAGAGGAGATGGAGACTGCAAACTATGCATAAAAAGTCCCTCTTTGGGGACAAGAATGGTGCCCAGATGAGGCTGGAGGAGACATCAGACTTATCATTTGATGTAGATAATGACTTTAACCTCAGTGCAGCTTTGGAGGACAGCATGAGCAAACAATCCAGTGAGGAGGAATATTGTCCTTGTGACTCTTGTGTGAGGAAAAAACTGGCTTCCAGGCCTGCCAGAGCCCCTGTGGTGGCCACCAATGCCCCAGTGATGAAAGCCTTTGATTTGCAGAAAATCCTGAGGCTGAAGAAGGATGGCAATGAGGAAGCTGTTGTTGCAGAAGCAGCCCAGGACACCAAAACTCTTCCCAATGGTTCTGTGGAAGAAGGGGCAGAAAACGAGGAGAAGGATGAGGAGCAACCTCAGGCTGGTGAAAcagaagcagaggaagaagaaggaaaagagccAGAATTAAATGAAGATGATGGCACAACATTGAATGGAGATGGAGAAGAAACTGAAATAGCAGAGAGTCAAAACACTGAGATGGAAGATGAGGCCAAAACTGAAGAAAccaaagaagaagaagcagaagaagaaggggaagaaacaaaagaaggagaagaagaggaagcaaaagaggaggaggaagagaaagaggaagaagaaatagCTAAGGCtgaagaggagggggaggaaataAAAGAGGAGGAGGGTGAAACTAAAGAAGAAGATGAGGAAGtaaaagaggaagaagcagaggaaagtaaggaggaagaggaactaaatgaggaggaagagaaggaagtggAAGAGGGagtgaaggaggaggaagaaacaaaggaggaggaagggaaggaggaagatgaagaaggaaaggaagaagaagaagggaaagaggaagaggaagggaaggaaggagaggaagaagcaaaagaggaggaggaggaagaaaccaaagaggatgaagaagaaaccaaagaggaggaggaagaagaagcaaaagaggaggatgaagaagacaaagaggaggaggaagaggccaaagaggaggaggaagaagcaaaagaagaggaggaagccaaagaggaggaggaggaagaagggaaggaggaagaggaggaagcaaaagaagaggaagaagaagcaaaagaggaggaagaagaagcaaaagaggaggaggaggaaggaaaggaggaagaggaagaagcagaacaggaggaggaggaagggaaggaagaagaggaagaagcagaagaggaggaggaggaagcaaaagaaaaagaggaggaagtcaaagaggaggaggaggaagaagggaaggaggaagaggaggaagcaaaagaagaggaagggaaggaggaagaggtagaagaagcaaaagaaaaggcagaaggggaggaggaagaagtaGAGGAGGGAgatgaagaagcagaagaagaggaagaagccaaagagggagaggaagaa gaagaagaagaggaagaagaagaagcaaaagaggatgaggaagaagCCAAAGAGGGGgtggaagaagaagaggaggaggaggaagaagcaaaagaagaggaggaggaaggaaaggaggaagaggaagaagccAAGGatgatgaggaagaggaagaagcaaaagaagaggaggaagaaggaaaggaggaagaggaagaa GAAGTtgaagaggaagaagcaaaagaggaagaagagggagaaaaagaggaggaagaaacaaaggaggaagaaaaagaggaagaacaagaagaagaagcagctcAAAATGAAGAGcaagaagctgaagaaaattCTGAAGGTGAACAGGAAGGTGAAAATGAAGCTGAAGAAACAGAGGAGCCAGGGGATGAGGAAGTTGTGGCTGATGATGAGGCAGAGACATCAGAATGcagaggagatgctgagggCTCTGGAACTGACAACAATCCTGAGGGAGATGCTGTGGAAGGAAATGAAGAAGCTGAGCAAGATGAAGCTGAGGCAGAAGAAGATGCAAAACCAGAGTCAGGAGATGAGGCTGAggagaaaagcagtgaaaaggGTGAGAATCCTGATGAGAATGAGGAACCCACTGGGGATGACCCTGAGAATGCACATGAAAAACACGAAGACCAAGGCAACAACAAAGTTTCTGAGAAAGCCTCAAAGACCAAAGGTAAGAGAACCAACAAAAGGTTAGAGACTCTGAAAAAATCCACGGCCTTTTCTTGTTATTCTTCTGTCGGAAACTTCTCACAGCAATCCCAGAAGGGGTCTGATGATGAAGAGGAAAGAGTagatgaagaggaaggaggagtcAAAGAGGAAGGAATAGCTGAAGAGGAGGCAGTTGAAGAGGAATGCAAAGGTGATGATAACCCCACCAATGACCACCCAAATGGAGAAGTTCGAAGTGATGAGAGCTCCAAACCCTCTCAGATGTATCCTGACAGTGACGAAGAAGAAGAGGACAAAGAATCTTCAGGTTCTGATCCCGTGGGAGATGAGGAGCAcccagatgaaggtgcagaTCCAAAGGAGGCTGAAAACACTGAGGAAGTTCAGGCtgctaaaaagaaagaaaactctgaTGAGATTGACCAGGATGACCTGGACTTCTAG